The stretch of DNA ATGTGGTGAATAACTACTTAATTCAAAACCCATGGATGTTGGACAAGGCTCCAAAACCAGAGAAGAAATACAAAAAGAAAACAGTAGATGATGTTCTTCTCGAGGTGGGAATGTAGTAATGGATAAGAGCACTATATGTTAGACTAGATTCAATTGTAATAACCTAAACTTAAAAATCGGTGACGATCGTTTAGTAAGAAAAAACAAAAAAAGTCGATTCCCTAGTGTAAGGGAATCGGCTTTTTTATATCAAAATATAATTTCACTAAATAATGATAATAAATAATTTGTTCAATCTAGATTGTTGATTATATTGAGAAAGGCCTCTTCCATAAAGACAGAGACCCCTTATAACTCAGTCAGCTTCAATTCGAATAGCAATAATCTCTTGACAGTCTATGATAAGTGTTGACCCAGGTTCTGTTGTTGGATCAGTAAAGAATGCACAGCAATTCTCTTGGTCTATGGTTATAAAAACAACTTCTTCTATCATAACTACATTCTTTCGTATAAGAATTTTATTTTTCTTAAAATAAATTCGTAAAAAAGAAGTCCATTATCACTTAAAACCGATAAGGGATTAGAATTTCTAAACTAAATTCAACATGGGCATCGCTGGTTGGGGAATGGAAGGAAGGCTCAGATTGAAATTGATTAGGACAATCAAGAGCGGACGAAATAGTATCTTCGGCCGCTTGGTCTCGTGCTATGGGTGTCCATTCATTCATTAGCTGCAATAAAATTTCAAATCAATTTGGAATGATAACTGTATTTAATAGATAACCATTATCGCTTTCTTCTCTTCGACACATTTTCATTGACCATTTCATACATGGATTCAACACCTATTTCAGAAGCTACAAAGTTAAATGCGTTCTCTGCTTGGATACCCATACTACCGGCTTCCTTTTCCGCATCCATGTTTGCACCGATGAAAATGAACTCCCATGAATATTGATCTTCCTGTTGTTTAATGAGTTTTTTCACTTTATCATGCGTAAATTCACAACTAGCATTTTCCATTCCGTCAGTCGTAATGACAAATATGACTTTGCCTGGTTTTAGTTCTTCTGCTGTTTTCGAAAGTCGATGACCGACATCCACAATTGTCTTTCCTACTGCATCCAGCATGGCAGTAGTGCCTCTTACATAATAATCATCATGCGTTATCTTTGCTCCAGCCGCATTGATGCCGTCCCATAGTATTTCGTATTGATCGTCAAACAGGACTGTCGTGAGTGATACTTTCCCATCAAGTTGGCATTGCTTTTCAATAAACGCATTAAAACCACCGATAGTATCACTTTCAAGTCCAGACATAGATCCACTTCGATCAAGCAAGAAAATAATTTCTGTACGATTGTTATTCAAAGTCATCATCCTCTTTCGTTTGTTGGTAAGATAATCATAACCAGTTTTTAAAATGATTTGGTCGCCTGCAAAGCGACATTTTAGGAGGCGGATGTTTTTGCTCAATCAGCACATTTTGAATGACATAGAAGTTTACATACAGAATCACTTACATAACGAGATAATGACCATGACATTAGAGTCTCAAGTGGATTTGGAGTACTGCCGACAATCGGAAAATATCACGATTGATTTGGAGGACTATATAAAAAATCGTCGCAAGCCTACATTGAATCAAGTGTTATTTCGCTTCATTGATCATGCCGGAGTGAGTGATGTCGATATTTACAAAAAAGCGGGAATCGATCGCAAACTGTTTTCGAAGATTCGCTCCAATCCTGACTATCGTCCAAGTAAAAATACAACCATTTCGCTTGCTTTGGCATTGCAGCTCGATAGCGATGACACTGAAGAGCTTTTGAGTGCTGCAGGATACTCATTATCAGATAGCAATGTCTTTGATCTAGTCATCCAGTACTGTCTGGAAAATAACATTCACGACATGTATTCGGTCAATGTAGCGTTAGATCATTTCAATCAGAAAACGTTATAGGGGATTGATACTGCTTAAGAAGCAAGACAGAAAATAGAGGTGTTTCATTAAAGATGATAAGAGAAAAGAAAGTGCGTGGAAAAACAAGGAAGTTCCGTAATTTTAGAAACAATATTGAGGAATGGTCACAAACGCTACCAGTCCCACCAGACTTAAGCCCTTCGTATCTTGGATGTAGATCCTATAGTTTTGATGATATATACGAAGATTTTGGGGATTACAGTAAGTTTTCTAAATCCCAAAAAAGAGAGTTCTTACAAATGATTATTAACTTTGTTAAAGCATTGCATGATTTGAAAACAGAAAAAGAAAAGGAATATAGAATCATCTGTTTTCTACCGATACCAGATTTATATCGAGTCTTGGTTATGGTCGGTTACACTCAAGCAGGATTAGAAAGTTTTTATGCAGGATTAAATCATAACGGCGAATTCAATAAAGAATTCTCACCCTCTACTAATGTCCAGTATCTTCAAAATGAATGGGGTCTGCATATACCTGATGGATTAGAAGTTAAAGGATTCGAGGGAAATGATGAATCTTTTGAAAGGGACTCCATTTGGTTTATTGGAAACGTAAACTGATGAAATATCAAAGACCAATGAACGTATTTGGCAGTATCAACATCTGCTGAAATTGCAGAACAGAAATCAGAATCTTTAACTACACATCATAAAAATCGGAGGTGTCCATATGTATGATCCAACCGTTTTCGAGAACTTAAAAGTCGCATTTGAAAATCAGGTGTACGACCTGGATACGATCGACCGAAAAATTGACATTACAAACCGGGTCGATCAAATGGATTTCTCCGTTATGGGCAGATATTTTGCTATCCAATTTACAATGGCAGGTCAACCAGAAGTGACAGCGGAAATTGTTTTGGAAGCTTCTTTGGAAGAGTTAGCTGCGGAGATTTTGGAGAAGCCTGATACAAGCCCAGGGTGTTCCCTCGTATTAAGATTTCATAAACGTGTTCAACAAGTATCCGAGCAGTGCATGAAGATCGAGCAAGCTTTGCATGGTATATGGGAACCGGACCAGAAGGTAAAACAAACATTGAGTTTTGAGTATGGACAGGAAGAGTCAAGTTACTTGAACAAAATTGAAGTGGCATTTAATCATAAAATCAATGAAGAGCACATGGGGGAGCTGGAGGATTTTCTTGAACATGTGTTGGAAACGTTGGTCGTGTTGACGGATATTTAGCATGTACTGCACATTATAGATATTCAAAGTATTCACGAGCTCACTTCCTTGTTTTAAAGTACGGATAACCTAATTTTGTACAACCTGGAAAGCAATTCTGTCTACCTGGAAAGCAAAACTGTCTACCTGGTTTCGAAATTGATTGCGTGCCATCATAAATCACACCGTATTTACTGTGGTTTTGAAATTAACCACAAAAAAGCAGTTAGGAGATACTTTCCTAACTGCTTTTCCTTATGCTTCTCCGTTTTTAGCTTTCATCCAAACCCATCTTGAATTGAATGTTGTACGTAGACTCAAATCTTCTATAAATCCTGCGCCTGTGTAGCATTTTTTTGCACGGCTATTTTCAGGCTCGATTCTTAAAAAAACCCATGGGTAATCATAGGCTAGACATTCCTTCTGAAGCATTCGCACAAGTTGTTTTCCGATTCCTTTGTTGCGATAGGAAGGGTGGACAATCAAGTGAGCCAGTTCCAAGTCCTGCTCTTCAACGTCTACCCAAATTTCTCCATAAGCTACAGCATGGTTTTCCTTCATAAAAATGTAGCCAAATTGGTCAGGAGCTTCATGCCAGCTACGATACATATCCGCAGAATAGACGTCTTCACCTGTTGCATAAAAACAATCTGTATCATTTTGTAACCAATCAGCGATTGTAGGTTCATCCGATAATTTAGCATTTCTTATTTCCATTATAACTAGCTCCTTACCAACAGGTACTTGATGCATTAAATTATATACGAAAACTAGATGGAGCCATCTATTTAGCTGCTGTTGGGAATAATGAATTTCTTTTCTGAAATCTAGAGCATATAATTATTTTGATAAACAATACAAGATTCAGTAACTTCATAGAGATGTATCTTAAGAAAAGAGGACAAACCCATGTCGCCAAAACCTGATGATTCAGGAGTCAACAACAATCAATCTGATTGGATAAAGAGTTATGTAGATTCTCCGGAAAAACAACAACAGCTATATCGAAGGACTTTATGGATTGTAGTCATTTCGCAAATATTCGGAGGGGCAGGTCTAGCTGCAGGAATAACAGTAGGAGCACTCCTTGCACAGGATATGCTAGGAACAGATAGTTTTGCAGGAGTTCCTGTCGCATTGTTTACACTAGGTTCTGCTGGGGCTGCACTGGTGGTAGGGAGACTTTCTCAACGCTACGGGCGCAGTTTTGGACTCGCGACTGGATTCCTTGCAGGTGGTATTGGGGCAATTGGTGTGGTGATTGCAGCATTAACTAATAACATCTATCTGCTTTTTGCTTCCTTGCTGATCTACGGTTTCGGCACTGCTACAAATCTACAGGCACGTTATGCGGGTACTGACCTGGCAACTTCCAAACAGAGGGGAACTGCAATCAGCATTGCCATGGTTTCCACAACACTCGGTGCAGTTGCGGGTCCGAACTTGGTCGGTGTCATGGGCAAGTTTGCTACGTCACTTGGTGTCCCTGCACTGTCGGGTCCGTTCATTTTAGCAGCCGCAACTTATATTGTTGCAGGTCTGGTACTTTTAGTTTACCTTCGTCCTGATCCGCTCGTCGTAGCAAATGCTATTGCAGATGCGCAGATAAAGAACGAGAGTAATCTAGTTGATACGACTTCCCACACATTAACAAACAACAATCGAGGAATCGTTCTTGGAGCAACAGTCATGGTCATAACCCAAATGGTTATGGTTTCCATTATGACCATGACTACCGTACATATGAGGCATCATGGACATGGATTGGATGAAGTCGGAATGGTCATAGGCCTTCATGTTGCGGCCATGTATCTGCCTTCCTTGGTGACCGGAGTTCTCGTTGACAAGTTTGGAAGAATGGTCATGACCATCGCTGCTGGTGCCACATTACTGGCTGCAGCAATTGTAGCGGCTGTTGCACCCGCCGATTCCATGCTAGTACTTATCATTGCACTAGTTCTCCTAGGTCTTGGTTGGAACTTTGGATTGATTTGTGGCACAGCGTTAATCGTGGATTCAACTCACCCAACCGCACGCGCAAAGACTCAAGGGAAAGTGGATGTTTTGGTAGCATTAGCAGGGGCAACCGGAGGAGGCTTTTCCGGAATGTTTGTGGCTCTAACTAGTTACTCCACTCTGTCACTTGTTGGAGGCTTCCTCTCATTACTGCTCATTCCAGTTGTGATCTGGTCACGTAAACACACAAAATAAGAAAAAGGGAGTTCAATTCGCAAATGAATTGAACTCCCTTTGTTTATTGAAAATCAACCAATTTTTCTGTAAAATTATGTTAAAATAAATAAAGTGAAAATTTGATCTTTTGGGAGTGGGGAGATATGCCAATGGAACAGGAAACAATGGGTATGTTAGTCGCTGGGTTTTCAATCGTAATGGGTATTGCGTTTATTGTGGTATTGAGATTGTTATTCTCAAAAGAACGAAAACCATTCAGAGCGGCGTATGCATTGGTACTTGGTTTTTTTATATTTTTTAGTTCGGCCGTAAGCCAAGCATTAAAGGCGATTACTTTTGATATAAATCATCCAATGGCATCCGAAGAAATCTCTCTGCTTCTAGGAATTGCGGGAGTTTTATGGGCAGTAAGTATGTTGTTTTTATTGTTGGGGTTAATCAAGCTTTCATCTGTCAAAAAAACAACAGTGGTAATCAATAATTAAATTATGGATCGCCTTTTAAATCTAAAAGGTTTTGAAAAAGGAGAACTACATGGAAATTAAGTTTAATGATTTTTTTAAAGAAGAATTAACAATCAATGAGATACAGGTCGCTTTAGAAAACGGTGAAATAACCTCAAAAGAGATGGTTATGTATTAACTTCAAAGAATAGCCAAGTATGACCAGGACGGTCCAAAAATAAATTCTGTCCTTGAAATAAATCCGGATGCAATATTTATTGCAGAAGCAATGGACTATGAAAGAAAAACAAAAGGAACGAGGGGGCCTTTACATGGTATCCCAGTTTTTCTTAAAGACAATATTGAAACAAGTGATTCCATGCATACCAGTGCAGGAACACTTTCACTAGAAAATAATATTGCAATGGAAGACGCGTTCCTTGTTCAAAAACTCCGTGAAGCAGGTGCAGTCATCCTAGGTAAGGCAAATATGACAGAACTGGCTAATGGAATGTCGAATGAAATGTGGGCAGGCTATAGCTCCAGAGGCGGACAAGTATTAAATCCATATGGAGATGAGAACCTTTTTGTCGGTGGATCAAGTTCAGGATCAGCCGTTGCCGTTGCTGCAAATTTCACCGTATTGTCTGTAGGCACTGAAACAGATGGTTCCATTCTGAGTCCTGCAATTCAAAACTCTGTTGTTGGAATTAAACCAACAGTAGGTTTAATCAGTCGCACAGGGATTATTCCATTTACATATTCACAGGATACAGCCGGACCTTTTGCAAGAACGGTTACTGACGCTGCTATCTTATTAGGTTCCTTAACAGGTTTCGATAAAGGCGATCCAGCTACATATAAAAGTGAAGGTATTTCACTCCAGGATTATACGATCTATTTGGATTCCAATGGATTAAGAGGTGCCAGAATCGGCGTATTCAATAATGCTTCTGACGATTACCTTCAATCAGGAGAATATGATAAAACTCTGTTTATCAATGTACTTCAAACCTTACGTGGCGAAGGCGCAGAAGTCATCGAGGATATCGAAATTCCTTCCTACCATCGGGAATGGAGTTGGGAAGTATCTATCTATGAACTAAAACATAGTTTAGGAAATTATTTATCTCAGTTACCATCCTATGTTCCAGTTCATTCTTTCACAGAACTAATTCAATTCAATAAACAGCATGAACAGAGGGCATTAAAATATGGTCAGGGTAAGTTGGAATATCGAGAGACCTTGCCCAACACGTTAAGAAATCCTGAATATTTGAATGCGAAATTGGAAGATCTGTATTTTTCGCAGGACATGGGTATTGATTTTACTTTGAAAAAATATAATCTTGATGCGATCATTTTCCCTTCTTATATTGGTTCCACAATATGTGCAAAAGCTGGGTATCCGTCTATTGCTATTCCTGCTGGATACATGGAAAGTGGTAAGCCATTTGGTATTACTTTTGCTGGTGCTGCTTTTAGTGAAGGGATACTAATCAAACTCGCTTATGCTTTTGAACAAGCTACTAAACATCGGAAACCACCGAAGTTAATTTGAAATTAAATATGGAGGTGTTACATTGAATAGTCCTATTCTAAATCAAATCGGAACGGTCTTTATTCCAGTAAGTAACATAGAACAAGCTCGAGATTGGTATTGTGACATATTAGGTGTACCAGCAGATGGAGAAATTCAGTTCGGTCATATTTATGTAATACCTATGAATGGTACGGGGATTGTATTAGATAGCAAAATTTTCTCTGAAGAAAATATTTTTAAAAACCCTGTATTTCATCTCAATACAGAAAATATAGAAGAAGCTTTTCAATACATGAAGAAAAATCAAGTTGAGTTAACAAGTGATATCGAACATAATCACTATTTCAATTTTAAAGATCCTGATGGAAATCATTTAATGATTTGTAAGTGTTAGAGAATCATTTTACGATAATGAGTCCTAATAAATTGAAGGGAGTAATAAATAATGAGTTTTCAAATCACAAGAGAATTAAATAATGACGACAAAAATCACATTAATAATGAGCTATATAAATATAACTTGGCTCATTTTCCAGAGGATTTAAGAGGGCGGTACGAACAAATCAATTTATTTCTTAAGGATGAAAATGGTCTTGTTCGTGGTGGTTTATTAGGTGAAGTGTGCTGGAATTGGTTAGAAATCCACACTTTAATAGTTGATGAAGAAACTCGGAAATTCGGGTATGGCTCCAAGCTATTGATGGAAGTCGAGCAAATCGCATTAGAGAAAAAATGCGATTTCATCAAGGTAGATACATTAAGTTTTCAGGCGTTAGATTTCTATAAAAAAAACGGTTATCAAGTATTCGGAAGTATTGATAATGTGGGCAGAGAATTCACTCATTATTATTTAAAAAAGGATTTGAATATTTAATAATAGGCGATATGAAAAGTTACAAAAAGTAAAATATTTCGAAGTCATCGGAGGTACATAATGGAGTTTTATCAATTTAATAAAGAAAGTGGTAAGCAGATTTCAAAATTCAACTCAGATTTTATTATGTCTCGTATTATTCAAACTGATAAGACAACTAACATTGGTTGTATGCATTTAGACAAGAATGGTATTGTAGGCTATCACCAAGCGGTAGTTCCTCAACTCTTGTTAATCTTATCCGGAGAAGGTACTGTTCGTAACGATAAAGAAGAATACTTTAAAGTCCAATCTGGAGATGCTGTATTTTGGGAGAAAGATGAGTGGCACGAAACGAAATCAAATGATGGATTAACTGCTATTGTAATTGAAAGTACAGAATTAAATCCTTCTTTATATATGCCATTAAAGAAATAGTTATAGTTTTGCTAACGGGTGTTTTACATCAAAATCGTTGAACGATAATGGAGGTAGACATAAATGAGAATTCAAAAAGCAACATTAAACGAGCTTGAGTCGCTAACAGAACTATTTGATTTATACAGATTGTTCTATGAACAAACGTCTAATCTGGAAGGTGCAAGAAAGTTTTTGAGAGAAAGGTTGATTAACGAAGAGTCAGTAGTTTTTATAGCATTTGATGAGAATAATCCTGTTGGTTTTGTTCAGCTATATCCAACATTTTCATCAGTTAGTATGCAGCGGTCATGGGTGTTAAATGATTTATATGTGAAAGAAAATGCTCGTAAAAAGGGATTTGCTGAGAATTTAATAAAGAAGGCCATACATTTTGCAGAGGAAACAGGTGCAAAAGGAGTTTCGCTTGAGACAGGTAAGGAAAACATAACAGCACAAAGTCTTTACGAAAAAATTGGTTTTATAAAAGAGTCAAATTGTTTTTATTATTTTTCAGTTTAATAGTAATCAAACCAACGAGTGCGGCAAATTAAATTATTTGAAAATAGTTTGGAAGGCAAAACAATTTGGATTGAGAAAATATCTAAAAGAAGGATAGTTCAAGAAAGGATTGTTAATTTATGATGAAAAATGAAGAAAACTTGAAGATAGAAAAGGTCATAGAGTGCGAAATTGATAACGAAATAACTGAGAAGATTCAAGAGTTATTGACTGAGAGTTTTGAGGGTATTTATCCAAACAATAGAATTTATTTTAAACAAGTGCCTCATTTTAGATTCTTAGCCTTTAACGAGGATAAACACCTACTTGCACAGGTTGGGTTAGATTACCGAGTTATGAACCTTAATGGAAAACTTATAAAAGTGCTTGGGATAATTGATTTATGTGTTTCACAGGAATCCCGTGCAAAAGGAATAGCTTCACTTTTACTATTAGAAATCGATAAGTACTGTGTAGGGAAGGAGATTGATTTTATAATTTTATTTGCCGACAATCAAACATTGTATTTAAAGAACGGCTACAAATCTGTTAAGAACAAATGTAAATGGTTGAAAATCGATGATAGAAATCAAACTATGCTGGGAATAGGCTATGAAGAAATTAGTGAATTGATGATTAAGAAAATTGGTATGAATGAATGGACTGAAGGCGATATAGATTTTCTAGGTTATCTCTATTAAGATGGGGAATTAAATTAAGAATTTAATTGAGTCCTGGTGGGTGATGAAGTATCATTTTTCGTCAACTACGGCGCAATGCTTTCCGTCATGTCCTCCACAACCGTTTTAAAGAAATATATCCATACCATATAAAAGAGAACTAATGTCTATAACTTTAAAAATCTCCTGGAAGTTTTATATCCTCGAATGTCCCTCCTTTATCTCCTCTTTTTACTTTCTATCTATAAAAATCCTTTTATTTACATAGCTTTTACTTCTGCTTCATAATACGCATACAATTCTCCCGTAAACTGATGATGGAATATATTTACTTGGGAGGAATTTTGCTAGATGAACAAGAAATTTTTGGTGCCAATTGCGTTGATGAGTAGTTTAACATTTTCCACGGTAATTCCTTCACCAACCGAGTTATTGCAGAAAAGCCAAACACATGTCGAGGCAGCAGCATTCTCTCCAATCCTCATTACGGAACTGTTGCCTAACAGCAATAATGTAGCTGATACGTCAACGGATGCGTTTGAGTTTATCGAACTATATAACAATAGCACCCAATCAATTGATTTAAAGAATTACAAGTTAGTCTACGGATATCCAGATGGGAAAATGGTAGATTGGACATTTAATGAAGACAAAGCGATTGCCCCAGGCGAGACACTCGTCGTGTGGGTCAAAAATAAAGCAAATACGAATCTGACTCTTGCAGATTTCAATACTGAATTCAATACGCAGTTATCGGAAAGTCAGTTTACCTACATCGAGTCGGATGGAATGGCAAACTCTGATGAGCGAACGATATCGGTTGCGGATACGTCCAATAATATTTTCACTTCAGCAAAATATGTGAAAGCTGATGTCGGCCTGAATAAAGGCATTCAATACAAAGCCGGGGAAGACGGAAAAACGATGGACATTCTTACGTCTTCAGAAGCACCGACACCAGGTAGATTGATCACGGGACAAGCCCCTGCAGACCCAATAGTCGAGGATAAAGCAGCACCTGTCATTGCACATCAAGCGATCGACAAAGTGGCGGTTGGTGAACCAGTTAACATCAAAGCAGTGGTTACGGATGAAACAAAACTCGAAAACGTAAAACTATTTTACAAACTGACGGATAATGGCAGTTGGCTTCATAAGGATATGGTCGGTTCATCTGAAGAAAATACGTTTGAAACCCAAATCGACCAATCGGAAATATTGACGAACAAAGTAACCTACCGCATTGAAGCATTTGATGGGCAAAATACATCCAGGACAGAAGATTATCAAGTGTTGATTGAAGGTATGGACGTTAACCCACAAAATGTTCCTGCACTTCTTGTGACAGAGCTCGTTCCAGACTCGACGAATGTCGGATCACTGGATGGCTATGAGTTTATCGAAGTGTATAACAATTCGGCAGAAGCCATTAACTTGAAAGATTACAAGATTCGCTATCGTTATCCAGCGGAAGGTCCGGAAGCGGACTTAATATGGAAAGCGGATAAAGAGGATATTATCCTGCCTAGTGGCAAAACCATCGTCTACTGGATTAAAAATGCGAGCAATCAAGAAAAGACTGTGGCAGATTTCAACCAAATTTACAATGTGAACTTGATTGAAAATGTAGACATCGCGGAAATCCAATCTGGAGGAATGGCCAACTCGAGTCATCGCGGTTTAGCCATCGCAACAAATACAGGCATTGATATTTCATCTGCCTATTATTACGACCAGCCGGATGTAGATGACGTGGCTGCGAACAAAGGCATTTTATACACGTATCCTTCAGATGGCAAATCCACTGTCATGAAAAAATACAGCCACAGCTTGGAAAATGCGACACCAGGGAGCCTATCACCAATCCAGATACCAAAAGCCAGGGTTACTTTTACTGAGGACAAAACAGCGCCTTCAATCAGCGATTTGACTGAAGCTATCCCGACGTCGGGACACGAAAATCTTGAACTTTCATTCGATG from Paenisporosarcina sp. FSL H8-0542 encodes:
- a CDS encoding vWA domain-containing protein is translated as MTLNNNRTEIIFLLDRSGSMSGLESDTIGGFNAFIEKQCQLDGKVSLTTVLFDDQYEILWDGINAAGAKITHDDYYVRGTTAMLDAVGKTIVDVGHRLSKTAEELKPGKVIFVITTDGMENASCEFTHDKVKKLIKQQEDQYSWEFIFIGANMDAEKEAGSMGIQAENAFNFVASEIGVESMYEMVNENVSKRRKR
- a CDS encoding DUF3916 domain-containing protein, which codes for MIREKKVRGKTRKFRNFRNNIEEWSQTLPVPPDLSPSYLGCRSYSFDDIYEDFGDYSKFSKSQKREFLQMIINFVKALHDLKTEKEKEYRIICFLPIPDLYRVLVMVGYTQAGLESFYAGLNHNGEFNKEFSPSTNVQYLQNEWGLHIPDGLEVKGFEGNDESFERDSIWFIGNVN
- a CDS encoding GNAT family N-acetyltransferase — protein: MEIRNAKLSDEPTIADWLQNDTDCFYATGEDVYSADMYRSWHEAPDQFGYIFMKENHAVAYGEIWVDVEEQDLELAHLIVHPSYRNKGIGKQLVRMLQKECLAYDYPWVFLRIEPENSRAKKCYTGAGFIEDLSLRTTFNSRWVWMKAKNGEA
- a CDS encoding MFS transporter; amino-acid sequence: MSPKPDDSGVNNNQSDWIKSYVDSPEKQQQLYRRTLWIVVISQIFGGAGLAAGITVGALLAQDMLGTDSFAGVPVALFTLGSAGAALVVGRLSQRYGRSFGLATGFLAGGIGAIGVVIAALTNNIYLLFASLLIYGFGTATNLQARYAGTDLATSKQRGTAISIAMVSTTLGAVAGPNLVGVMGKFATSLGVPALSGPFILAAATYIVAGLVLLVYLRPDPLVVANAIADAQIKNESNLVDTTSHTLTNNNRGIVLGATVMVITQMVMVSIMTMTTVHMRHHGHGLDEVGMVIGLHVAAMYLPSLVTGVLVDKFGRMVMTIAAGATLLAAAIVAAVAPADSMLVLIIALVLLGLGWNFGLICGTALIVDSTHPTARAKTQGKVDVLVALAGATGGGFSGMFVALTSYSTLSLVGGFLSLLLIPVVIWSRKHTK
- a CDS encoding VOC family protein yields the protein MNSPILNQIGTVFIPVSNIEQARDWYCDILGVPADGEIQFGHIYVIPMNGTGIVLDSKIFSEENIFKNPVFHLNTENIEEAFQYMKKNQVELTSDIEHNHYFNFKDPDGNHLMICKC
- a CDS encoding GNAT family N-acetyltransferase; translation: MSFQITRELNNDDKNHINNELYKYNLAHFPEDLRGRYEQINLFLKDENGLVRGGLLGEVCWNWLEIHTLIVDEETRKFGYGSKLLMEVEQIALEKKCDFIKVDTLSFQALDFYKKNGYQVFGSIDNVGREFTHYYLKKDLNI
- a CDS encoding cupin domain-containing protein, with translation MEFYQFNKESGKQISKFNSDFIMSRIIQTDKTTNIGCMHLDKNGIVGYHQAVVPQLLLILSGEGTVRNDKEEYFKVQSGDAVFWEKDEWHETKSNDGLTAIVIESTELNPSLYMPLKK
- a CDS encoding GNAT family N-acetyltransferase; protein product: MRIQKATLNELESLTELFDLYRLFYEQTSNLEGARKFLRERLINEESVVFIAFDENNPVGFVQLYPTFSSVSMQRSWVLNDLYVKENARKKGFAENLIKKAIHFAEETGAKGVSLETGKENITAQSLYEKIGFIKESNCFYYFSV
- a CDS encoding GNAT family N-acetyltransferase, which produces MMKNEENLKIEKVIECEIDNEITEKIQELLTESFEGIYPNNRIYFKQVPHFRFLAFNEDKHLLAQVGLDYRVMNLNGKLIKVLGIIDLCVSQESRAKGIASLLLLEIDKYCVGKEIDFIILFADNQTLYLKNGYKSVKNKCKWLKIDDRNQTMLGIGYEEISELMIKKIGMNEWTEGDIDFLGYLY